The Anaerolineales bacterium region TGAGCCGTTCGTCCCATTCATGGATTATCTGACGTTTGGCATCCTGCCGAAGCATCTGCTCGAATCGGTTCCGGCGGATCAAATGCCGAACGCGGATTTCAACATCCAGCCGGTAGGGACGGGACCGTACAAGTTCGATCACCTGATCGTAGAGGGCGGCAAGATCACCGGCGTAGTATTGACGATTAACGAAAATTATTACAACAACCCGCCGTTCATTGAACAGGTGGTGTTTCGTTATTATTCCACCTCAAAAGAAGCGCTGGATGCGTACAAACAGGGCGACGTTCTTGCCATCAGCCGCGTCGCGCCGGATGAATTATCCGCCGCGCTCGAGGAGCCGAATCTTTCGATGTATTCGAGTCCGCTCCCGCAGATGAGTTTTGTTTTTTTCAATCTGAAGAACACCGACGTTGAGTTCTTCCAAAATGCAAAAATCCGCCGGGCGTTAATGCTTGGGCTGAATCGTACATCCATTATCAACGCCTACCTCAGCGGGCAAGCCATCCTTGCCAACGGTCCTATCCTGCCGAATTCGTGGGCGTATTACGATGGCACGGAACATTTCGAATACAACCCGGAAGAAGCGGTAAAACTTTTGAAGGATGAAGGATATGCTATCCCCGCTGGCGGAGGGGACGTACGAGCGAAAGACGGAGCGCCGCTGGCTTTCGCGATGATGCATCCCGACGATACTCTGCACACGCAGATCGCGCAAGCGATTCAAACTCAATGGGCGAAGATCGGCGTCCGCGTGGACTTGCAAGCCGTTCCGTACGATCAACTTGTGTTGAGTACGCTTACCTCGCGCGCCTATCAAGCCGCGCTGGTTGATATCAACCTGTCGCGCACGCCCGACCCAGATCCGTATCCGTTTTGGCATCAAGCCGAAGCCACCGCCGGGCAAAATTACTCGCAATGGGATAACCGCGCCGCGAGCGAATATCTCGAACAAGCCCGCGTCACCGCCGATTATTCACTGCGCGCCCGGCTGTATCGAAACTTTGAAGTGATCTTTGCAAAAGAATTGCCCGCCTTGCCGTTGTACATTCCCGTTTATTCGTATGCCGTAGACGCGCAAGTGCAAGGCGTGCAAGTCGCGCCGTTGTACGATCCAAGCGATCGTTTTGCGACGTTCACGCAATGGTACTTACTGACCCGCCGCGCGTTACAATCCGAAGCGACAAATACTCCCTCGCCCTAGCCCTCTCCCAACTGGAGAGGGGACTATGCCCCAACAAAATCGGAGAACATCATGGCTGACCCACGACAAACCGCACTCGAACACGCACGCCAAAACAATGGACGATTCCTTGAGGAACTAAAAGAATTTCTCGCCATCCCATCCATTTCAACCGACCCTGAACGCAATGCGGATACGCAGCGCGCGGCGGAATGGACAGCCGCGCAGTTGACTTCTCTCGGCATGGACAACGTCCGCGTCATGCCGACGGGGGGACATCCCGCAGTCTACGGCGAGCATCTCAAAGCGGGAAAAGACGCGCCGACCGTCCTCATCTACGGTCACTACGACGTGCAACCCGTTGATCCGCTTGAACTGTGGACGACCGATCCGTTCAAAGCCGAAGTGCGCGGAGAAAATTTATACGCGCGCGGCTCGTCCGATATGAAGGGACAGGTGATCGCCTCCATGAAGGCGGTCGAATCTGTTATCCGCACGAGCGGACTGCATGTCAATTTGAAGTGGCTGATCGAGGGCGAGGAAGAGATCGGCTCGAAGAATCTCGGCGAGTTCATCAAGAAACATGCCGATATGCTCAAAGCCGATTTTTGCATCAACCCCGATGCAGGCATGATGAACGCTGATTCACCCACCATCACCTACGGTTTGCGCGGTCTCGCCTATTTTGAGATCAGAGTGTACGGTCCTAATCGTGATCTACACTCCGGTCTATTCGGCGGGACGATTCACAACCCCGCGCAAGCGTTGACTGAATTGGTCGCGGGCATGCACGATAAAAAAGGACGCGTGACTTTGCCGGGCTTCTACGACAAAGTTCGCAAAGCGGACAAAGCCGAACGCAAAGAGATCGCCCGCCTGCCCATCAAACCGAAAGATATCGTAAAAATGACCGGCGTCCCCGCGTTATGGGGCGAACCGCAGTACACGCCGGAAGAACGGGTCAGCATCCGCCCGACGTTGGAAGTGAATGGCTTGTTATCCGGCTTCACCGGCGAAGGATCGAAGACCGTCCTGCCGGCGTGGGCGATGGCGAAAATATCCTGCCGCATCGTGCCGGACCAAACGCCGGAGATGGTCGAGAAGGCGATGATCAAATATTTGAAGAAACATGCGCCGAAGACGATCCGCTGGGAGGTGAAGATCATCAGCGGCTCCGGCGCGGCGATCACCGAACGTGACAGCATGGGCGTGCAAGCAGTCGCCAAAGGACTCGAACAATCGTGGGGCAAGCGCACGTTATTCAAGCGTGAAGGCGGCTCGATCGGCGTCGTTGTGCAATTGCAAGATTACGTCGGCGTCGACTCGGTGTTGACCGGCTTTGGTCTTCCCGAAGATAACGCCCACTCGCCGAACGAGAAATTGCACCTTCCCACATGGCGCAAAGGGATTGATGCGCTGATCCATGCGCTTTATAACTTGAAACCGTAAGGCGAGATATTATCTCGCCTTACAAGAGAAATATGGAAGATAAAATCATTTCCTACGGCGGGCAAGCCGTCATCGAAGGTGTGATGATGCGCGGACAAAAGGCGTTCGCCATCGCCATGCGTTCGCCGGACGGAAACATCGTCGTTCACAAAGAAAACCTCGCGGCGGTCTATCGTTCGCGAGTTGCAAA contains the following coding sequences:
- a CDS encoding peptide ABC transporter substrate-binding protein, with protein sequence MKQLRWQILVVLVTLVIVAALLFTQQSPQGVGGPILSQPEQGGVYTEALVGSLGRLNPLLDWNNSADRDVDRLLFSGLVKFDERGLPRADLAEAWGVATDGTIYNFSLRPNAVWHDGTPVTADDVIFTIERMQSAGSLIPQDVKDLWAKITVEKLNDKNLKFTLPEPFVPFMDYLTFGILPKHLLESVPADQMPNADFNIQPVGTGPYKFDHLIVEGGKITGVVLTINENYYNNPPFIEQVVFRYYSTSKEALDAYKQGDVLAISRVAPDELSAALEEPNLSMYSSPLPQMSFVFFNLKNTDVEFFQNAKIRRALMLGLNRTSIINAYLSGQAILANGPILPNSWAYYDGTEHFEYNPEEAVKLLKDEGYAIPAGGGDVRAKDGAPLAFAMMHPDDTLHTQIAQAIQTQWAKIGVRVDLQAVPYDQLVLSTLTSRAYQAALVDINLSRTPDPDPYPFWHQAEATAGQNYSQWDNRAASEYLEQARVTADYSLRARLYRNFEVIFAKELPALPLYIPVYSYAVDAQVQGVQVAPLYDPSDRFATFTQWYLLTRRALQSEATNTPSP
- a CDS encoding dipeptidase → MADPRQTALEHARQNNGRFLEELKEFLAIPSISTDPERNADTQRAAEWTAAQLTSLGMDNVRVMPTGGHPAVYGEHLKAGKDAPTVLIYGHYDVQPVDPLELWTTDPFKAEVRGENLYARGSSDMKGQVIASMKAVESVIRTSGLHVNLKWLIEGEEEIGSKNLGEFIKKHADMLKADFCINPDAGMMNADSPTITYGLRGLAYFEIRVYGPNRDLHSGLFGGTIHNPAQALTELVAGMHDKKGRVTLPGFYDKVRKADKAERKEIARLPIKPKDIVKMTGVPALWGEPQYTPEERVSIRPTLEVNGLLSGFTGEGSKTVLPAWAMAKISCRIVPDQTPEMVEKAMIKYLKKHAPKTIRWEVKIISGSGAAITERDSMGVQAVAKGLEQSWGKRTLFKREGGSIGVVVQLQDYVGVDSVLTGFGLPEDNAHSPNEKLHLPTWRKGIDALIHALYNLKP